A region from the Melanotaenia boesemani isolate fMelBoe1 chromosome 11, fMelBoe1.pri, whole genome shotgun sequence genome encodes:
- the LOC121648661 gene encoding UDP-glucuronosyltransferase 2A2-like: protein MCRPALVTLAALLCLSTCVNGGKVLVFPLDGSHWINMKVIIDELHARGHEVTVLRPSDSWYIKPDSPHYTAITVNSSAGFDKDNFGSFVMRMLTMRRQGSSFWTRMSLEYDLIQSFYQMNQLVLQMVEQIFENSKLMQSLRDAKYDLVLTDPATGGGVLLAHRLGLPLVFNVRWTIQGEGHQAIAPSPLSYIPIPGSELTDKMTFTQRIQNFQYYIFTCMQIWYVTEPTYKPFVHRHFGSHVHYMELFQAADIWLMRNDFTFEFPRPTMPNVVYMSGFQCKPSKPLPKKLEDFVQSSGEHGVIVMTLGTLVEKLPEDIAEDIAAAFAQLPQKVIWRHKGKRPSTLGNNTLILDWLPQNDLLGHPKTKVFVAHGGTNGMQEAIYHGVPLVGLPLMFDQHDNFFRMEARRVAKVLDIATINKDIFLGALKEVLYEPSYREKMQELSRLHRDQPMKPLDRAMFWIEFVMRHKGAAHLRTESYKMSMIQYYSIDVVAFLLAVTLTVFAVFIYAVKLLWQKVFYRNKVKKE from the coding sequence atgtgccgACCAGCCCTGGTGACACTTGCAGCGTTGCTCTGCTTATCAACCTGCGTAAATGGAGGGAAAGTTTTGGTGTTCCCTTTGGATGGAAGCCACTGGATCAACATGAAGGTCATCATTGACGAGCTCCATGCTAGAGGCCATGAGGTCACAGTACTACGACCGTCAGACTCCTGGTACATCAAGCCAGACTCCCCCCACTACACGGCTATCACAGTGAATTCCTCTGCTGGTTTTGATAAAGATAATTTTGGGTCATTTGTAATGAGAATGCTGACCATGCGGCGCCAGGGTTCTTCATTTTGGACTCGCATGAGTCTGGAGTACGATCTAATACAAAGCTTCTATCAGATGAATCAGCTGGTGCTTCAGATGGTTGAACAGATTTTTGAAAACTCCAAACTGATGCAGAGCCTCCGTGATGCCAAATATGATTTGGTTCTTACAGACCCTGCAACTGGTGGGGGTGTGCTTCTGGCTCATCGTCTGGGTCTTCCTCTTGTCTTCAATGTCAGATGGACTATTCAGGGTGAAGGGCATCAAGCAATCGCACCCTCCCCGTTGTCTTATATCCCAATACCAGGCTCAGAGCTCACTGATAAAATGACATTTACTCAGAGGATCCAGAACTTCCAGTACTACATTTTCACTTGTATGCAAATCTGGTACGTCACAGAACCAACATACAAACCGTTTGTCCATCGTCACTTTGGCAGTCATGTACATTACATGGAGCTGTTTCAGGCCGCTGACATCTGGCTGATGAGGAATGATTTCACCTTTGAGTTTCCACGACCCACAATGCCAAACGTTGTCTACATGTCAGGGTTCCAGTGCAAACCCTCCAAGCCTCTGCCTAAAAAACTTGAGGATTTCGTTCAGAGCTCTGGGGAGCACGGCGTCATTGTGATGACTTTGGGAACTTTGGTGGAAAAACTCCCAGAGGACATCGCTGAGGACATTGCAGCTGCCTTTGCCCAACTTCCTCAGAAGGTGATCTGGAGACACAAAGGCAAGAGACCATCCACCCTTGGCAACAACACCTTAATCTTGGACTGGCTGCCCCAAAACGACCTCCTGGGCCATCCCAAGACCAAGGTGTTTGTGGCCCACGGAGGTACCAATGGCATGCAGGAGGCCATCTACCACGGTGTCCCCCTGGTGGGTCTGCCCCTCATGTTCGACCAACATGACAACTTCTTCAGGATGGAAGCGAGACGAGTGGCCAAAGTCCTGGACATTGCAACCATCAATAAGGACATCTTCCTGGGAGCGCTGAAGGAGGTTCTCTATGAACCGTCCTACAGGGAGAAGATGCAGGAGCTGTCCCGTCTTCATAGAGATCAGCCCATGAAACCACTGGACCGCGCCATGTTCTGGATCGAGTTTGTCATGAGGCACAAAGGAGCAGCGCATCTGAGGACAGAATCTTACAAGATGTCCATGATCCAGTACTACTCTATCGATGTGGTGGCCTTTCTGCTGGCGGTGACGTTGACAGTGTTTGCTGTCTTTATTTATGCAGTTAAGCTCCTCTGGCAGAAGGTATTTTATAGAAATAAAGTCAAGAAGGAATAA